In Citrus sinensis cultivar Valencia sweet orange chromosome 2, DVS_A1.0, whole genome shotgun sequence, a single genomic region encodes these proteins:
- the LOC102607903 gene encoding uncharacterized protein LOC102607903 isoform X1 has translation MMLYETCKEILKIQKFRRIVSYTGFYCFVAVLSYAYTNNTFFVIGGVNHFWTRAGYSRGDQFYASYPAGTELLTDTTKLYKAALGNCFESEEWGPIEYCIMAKHFERQGKDPYAYHAKYMAHVLSHGELDGSG, from the exons ATGATGCTCTACGAAACGTGCAAAGAAATTCTCAAGATTCAAAAGTTCCGCAGGATTGTATCTTATACTGGATTCTACTGCTTTGTTGCTGTATTGAGCTATGCCTACACTAACAACAC cttttttgTCATTGGTGGGGTTAATCACTTTTG GACTAGAGCTGGTTATTCTAGAGGCGACCAATTCTATGCATCATACCCAGCTGGAACTGAGCTCTTAACAGACACAACTAAG TTATACAAAGCTGCTCTTGGCAACTGTTTTGAATCGGAAGAGTGGGGTCCAATTGAATATTGCATCATGGCTAAGCACTTTGAGCGTCAAGGGAAAGATCCATATGCTTATCATGCA AAATACATGGCACACGTTCTTTCTCATGGAGAACTTGATGGAAGTGGTTAG
- the LOC102607903 gene encoding uncharacterized protein LOC102607903 isoform X2 — MMLYETCKEILKIQKFRRIVSYTGFYCFVAVLSYAYTNNTTRAGYSRGDQFYASYPAGTELLTDTTKLYKAALGNCFESEEWGPIEYCIMAKHFERQGKDPYAYHAKYMAHVLSHGELDGSG, encoded by the exons ATGATGCTCTACGAAACGTGCAAAGAAATTCTCAAGATTCAAAAGTTCCGCAGGATTGTATCTTATACTGGATTCTACTGCTTTGTTGCTGTATTGAGCTATGCCTACACTAACAACAC GACTAGAGCTGGTTATTCTAGAGGCGACCAATTCTATGCATCATACCCAGCTGGAACTGAGCTCTTAACAGACACAACTAAG TTATACAAAGCTGCTCTTGGCAACTGTTTTGAATCGGAAGAGTGGGGTCCAATTGAATATTGCATCATGGCTAAGCACTTTGAGCGTCAAGGGAAAGATCCATATGCTTATCATGCA AAATACATGGCACACGTTCTTTCTCATGGAGAACTTGATGGAAGTGGTTAG
- the LOC102607113 gene encoding serine carboxypeptidase-like 50 has product MKSTTTIYFLFCFFFFLHHSPSSSSLLPKEALPTKSGYLPVNPATGSAIFYAYYEAQTPITSSLSQTPLLIWLQGGPGCSSMTGNFLELGPWRVTLSQRQNAEQLSLKPNPGSWNRIFGLLFIDNPIGAGFSFAATNDEIPRDQISVAKHLFAAITGFINLDPLFKNRPIYITGESYAGKYVPAIGYFILKQNKQLPSSKRVNLQGVAIGNGLTDPATQVATHALNAYFSGLINERQKDELEKAQGEAIRLVKMGNWSEATNARNEVLDLLQDMTGLATLYDFSKKVPYPTELVTRLLRIDEVKKALGAKETIVFEDCSDVVGEALHADEMKSVKFMVEFLVRNTKVLLYQGHFDLRDGVVSTEAWVKTMKWEGIESFLMAERKVWKVKEELAGYVQKWGNLSHVVVLGAGHLVPTDQPLNSQIMIEDWVLDKGLFAANHHKKPLPSSFRLL; this is encoded by the coding sequence ATGAAGTCAACAACCAccatttactttctcttctgcttcttcttcttcctccatCACTCTCCATCCTCATCATCACTTCTCCCTAAAGAAGCCTTACCTACCAAATCCGGCTACCTGCCGGTGAACCCCGCCACGGGCTCAGCCATTTTCTACGCTTACTATGAAGCCCAAACACCTATTACTTCATCCCTCTCCCAAACCCCGCTTCTCATTTGGCTTCAAGGCGGCCCTGGCTGCTCTTCCATGACGGGTAACTTTCTTGAGCTTGGCCCCTGGCGTGTTACTCTCTCTCAGAGGCAAAACGCCGAACAACTTTCTCTCAAACCCAATCCGGGTTCTTGGAATCGCATTTTTGGTCTTCTTTTCATTGATAATCCCATTGGAGCTGGGTTTAGTTTTGCTGCAACAAATGATGAAATACCGAGAGATCAAATTTCTGTTGCTAAGCATCTTTTCGCTGCGATTACTGGGTTTATTAATTTAGACCCTTTGTTCAAAAATAGACCTATTTATATTACTGGTGAGAGTTATGCCGGAAAGTATGTTCCTGCAATTGGGTATTTCATATTGAAGCAAAATAAGCAATTGCCGTCGTCAAAAAGAGTGAACTTGCAAGGAGTTGCTATAGGTAACGGGTTAACTGATCCGGCGACTCAAGTTGCCACTCATGCTCTCAATGCTTACTTTTCGGGGTTGATTAACGAGAGGCAAAAGGATGAACTGGAGAAAGCCCAAGGAGAGGCAATTAGGCTGGTTAAAATGGGGAATTGGAGTGAGGCAACAAATGCAAGAAATGAGGTCTTGGATTTGTTGCAAGACATGACAGGTTTAGCAACTTTGTATGACTTTAGTAAAAAAGTTCCTTACCCAACTGAATTGGTTACTAGGCTTTTAAGGATAGATGAGGTTAAAAAGGCCTTGGGAGCTAAGGAAACCATAGTTTTCGAAGACTGCAGTGATGTCGTTGGGGAAGCATTGCATGCAGATGAGATGAAGAGCGTGAAGTTCATGGTGGAATTCTTGGTGAGAAACACTAAAGTTTTGTTGTACCAAGGGCATTTTGATTTGAGAGATGGTGTGGTGTCAACCGAGGCTTGGGTGAAGACAATGAAATGGGAAGGAATTGAGAGCTTCTTGATGGCTGAGAGGAAAGTTTGGAAAGTGAAAGAAGAGCTTGCTGGGTATGTGCAGAAATGGGGTAATTTAAGCCATGTTGTTGTTTTGGGTGCTGGGCATCTTGTGCCTACGGATCAGCCATTGAATTCTCAGATAATGATTGAAGATTGGGTTCTTGACAAGGGCTTGTTTGCTGCCAATCATCATAAGAAGCCACTTCCATCCAGTTTCAGATTACTCTGA